In one Modestobacter sp. L9-4 genomic region, the following are encoded:
- a CDS encoding MFS transporter: protein MSTVLAEPATAARPASRRTRLLPPVLVYVGLLVAVVSSLGSPLVPTIATDYGVSLGSAQWTLTVTLLVGALAAPVIGRLGDGPWRRTVLLTVLAVVVAGSVLAALPGPFALLLLGRAGQGTGLALLPLAMSVARDHLPAEQARRTLATLSVTAVVGVGLGYPITGLIAEHLDFHAAFWLAAVLGAGAVLAVALVVPGSSDRGREPFDGLGAVLLGLGVGGLVLTISEGETWGWASPRLVGTAVAALVFLAACTWHELRTTHPLVDLRLMRHRTVLTANVTGALAGVGMYMLMSMVIRFVQTPESASGLGASVVVSGLVLLPMSAASFGASRLVTWLSRWVDATRMLPLGALLFAAALLVFATSRSHLWEILVVMALAGLAIGSSFSVLPRLIVRAVPGTATSSALALNQVLRTVGFSIGSALSATILTAHTIAPSPLPTPRGYTVGAVVAIALCLLTAVVSVVLGSRREPGPAPVLDADQELAVEEDTDAALTGAVAFDPEDVRPAARGVN, encoded by the coding sequence ATGAGCACCGTCCTCGCCGAACCGGCCACCGCCGCACGCCCGGCCTCCCGCCGCACCCGGCTGCTGCCGCCGGTGCTCGTCTACGTCGGACTGCTCGTCGCGGTCGTCAGCAGCCTGGGCTCTCCCCTGGTCCCGACGATCGCCACCGACTACGGCGTCTCCCTCGGCAGCGCCCAGTGGACCCTCACGGTGACCCTGCTGGTGGGCGCGCTGGCCGCGCCGGTGATCGGCCGGCTGGGCGACGGCCCGTGGCGCCGGACCGTGCTGCTGACCGTGCTGGCCGTGGTCGTCGCCGGCAGCGTGCTGGCCGCCCTGCCGGGACCCTTCGCCCTGCTGCTGCTCGGCCGGGCCGGTCAGGGCACGGGGCTGGCCCTGCTGCCGCTGGCGATGAGCGTGGCCCGCGACCACCTGCCGGCCGAGCAGGCTCGCCGGACGCTGGCCACCCTGTCCGTGACCGCCGTCGTGGGCGTGGGGCTGGGCTACCCGATCACCGGCCTGATCGCCGAGCACCTGGACTTCCACGCCGCCTTCTGGCTGGCCGCGGTGCTCGGCGCCGGCGCCGTCCTCGCCGTGGCGCTGGTCGTGCCCGGCAGCTCCGACCGCGGGCGCGAGCCCTTCGACGGCCTGGGTGCGGTCCTGCTCGGGCTCGGCGTGGGCGGGCTGGTGCTGACGATCAGCGAGGGCGAGACATGGGGCTGGGCCTCCCCGCGACTGGTGGGGACGGCGGTCGCCGCGCTGGTGTTCCTCGCGGCGTGCACCTGGCACGAGCTGCGCACCACCCACCCGCTGGTCGACCTGCGGCTGATGCGGCACCGCACCGTGCTCACCGCCAACGTGACCGGCGCCCTGGCCGGCGTCGGCATGTACATGCTTATGTCGATGGTCATCCGGTTCGTGCAGACGCCGGAGTCCGCCTCGGGCCTCGGCGCCTCGGTGGTCGTCAGCGGGCTGGTGCTGCTGCCGATGTCGGCGGCCAGCTTCGGCGCCAGCCGGCTGGTGACCTGGCTGAGCCGCTGGGTCGACGCGACCCGGATGCTGCCGCTGGGTGCCCTGCTGTTCGCCGCGGCGCTGTTGGTCTTCGCGACCAGCCGCAGCCACCTCTGGGAGATCCTGGTGGTGATGGCCCTCGCCGGCCTGGCCATCGGCAGCTCGTTCTCCGTGCTCCCCCGGCTGATCGTGCGTGCGGTCCCGGGCACGGCGACCAGCAGCGCGCTGGCGCTCAACCAGGTGCTGCGCACGGTCGGCTTCTCCATCGGCAGCGCGCTCAGCGCCACCATCCTCACCGCGCACACCATCGCGCCCTCGCCGTTGCCGACCCCGCGGGGCTACACCGTGGGCGCGGTCGTCGCGATCGCGCTGTGCCTGCTCACCGCCGTGGTCAGCGTCGTCCTCGGCTCCCGGCGGGAGCCCGGGCCGGCTCCGGTGCTGGACGCCGACCAGGAGCTGGCCGTCGAGGAGGACACCGACGCCGCGCTCACCGGGGCCGTGGCCTTCGACCCCGAGGACGTCCGGCCGGCCGCGCGCGGGGTCAACTGA
- a CDS encoding major royal jelly family protein, whose protein sequence is MTDSTADAQTDRPYGELEVVHAFTSGPMPTGVSVSHTGRVFVNFPKWGDDVEFTVAEIRDGQAVAYPDQATNSPSGDDDESAFVSVQSIVVDPADRLWVLDTGSPLFQPTKPGGPKLVCIDLTTDTVVQTIVFPRETALETTYLNDVRFDLSRGEAGIAYITDSADSGENGIIVVDLATGDSWRRLRDHPSTKAQVPPDLLLMVEGRPFLTKESPDAEPQPVAMGSDGIAISADGARLWYCPLAARHWYSVSTDALVDRSLDDDAVAATVVDEGDKGSAGDGLETDDAGNLYATAGEQNAIVVRRPDGAIETVVHDERLLWPDTMSVAADGHLYVTANQLHRQARYAGGVDERRYPYLLLRTPIEAGPVRLTR, encoded by the coding sequence ATGACCGACAGCACAGCTGACGCGCAGACCGACCGCCCCTACGGCGAGCTGGAGGTGGTGCACGCCTTCACGTCCGGCCCGATGCCGACCGGCGTCTCGGTCTCGCACACCGGCCGCGTGTTCGTGAACTTCCCCAAGTGGGGTGACGACGTCGAGTTCACCGTCGCCGAGATCCGCGACGGGCAGGCCGTCGCCTACCCCGACCAGGCCACCAACTCGCCCAGCGGGGACGACGACGAGAGCGCGTTCGTCAGCGTGCAGAGCATCGTGGTCGACCCCGCGGACCGGCTGTGGGTGCTCGACACCGGCTCCCCGCTGTTCCAGCCCACGAAGCCCGGCGGCCCCAAGCTGGTCTGCATCGACCTGACCACCGACACGGTGGTCCAGACCATCGTCTTCCCGCGCGAGACGGCGCTGGAGACCACCTACCTCAACGACGTCCGGTTCGACCTGTCCCGCGGGGAGGCCGGCATCGCCTACATCACCGACTCCGCGGACTCCGGTGAGAACGGGATCATCGTCGTCGACCTGGCCACCGGGGACTCCTGGCGCCGGCTGCGCGACCACCCCTCGACCAAGGCGCAGGTGCCGCCGGACCTGCTGCTGATGGTCGAGGGCCGGCCCTTCCTCACCAAGGAGAGCCCGGACGCCGAGCCGCAGCCGGTGGCCATGGGCTCCGACGGCATCGCGATCTCCGCCGACGGCGCCCGGCTCTGGTACTGCCCGCTGGCCGCCCGGCACTGGTACAGCGTCTCGACCGACGCCCTGGTCGACCGCAGCCTGGACGACGACGCGGTCGCGGCCACCGTCGTCGACGAGGGCGACAAGGGCAGCGCCGGCGACGGCCTGGAGACCGACGACGCCGGCAACCTCTACGCCACCGCCGGCGAGCAGAACGCGATCGTCGTCCGCCGTCCCGACGGCGCGATCGAGACCGTCGTGCACGACGAGCGGCTGCTGTGGCCCGACACCATGTCGGTGGCCGCCGACGGGCACCTCTACGTGACGGCCAACCAGCTGCACCGGCAGGCCCGGTACGCCGGCGGCGTCGACGAGCGCCGCTACCCCTACCTGCTGCTCCGGACGCCGATCGAGGCCGGACCGGTGCGCCTCACCCGCTGA
- a CDS encoding DUF3311 domain-containing protein: MSTPESPAAAPPRRSDRSPWNWLLIVPVVVPLLVPLYNHRDPELFGWPFFYWVQLVFVALGVVTTGLVYRMTRRSKADQAVSARAADRPARDGGR, encoded by the coding sequence GTGTCCACCCCCGAGTCGCCCGCGGCCGCGCCGCCGCGGCGCAGCGACCGCAGCCCGTGGAACTGGCTGCTGATCGTGCCCGTCGTGGTGCCGCTGCTCGTGCCGCTGTACAACCACCGCGACCCCGAGCTGTTCGGCTGGCCGTTCTTCTACTGGGTGCAGCTGGTGTTCGTCGCCCTCGGCGTCGTCACCACCGGGCTCGTCTACCGGATGACCCGCCGCAGCAAGGCCGACCAGGCCGTCTCCGCCCGCGCGGCGGACCGCCCGGCGCGCGACGGGGGGCGCTGA
- the mctP gene encoding monocarboxylate uptake permease MctP, with protein MEVNTVEVAVFVVFFLLVTVMGFLASRWRRGDTLMHLDEWGLGGRSFGSWITWFLIGGDIYTAYTFVAVPALVFGAGAAGFFAVPYTIVVYPLIFLVIIRLWSVSHVRGFVTPADFVRSRFDSPTMALLVAITGIVATMPYIALQLVGIEAVLKTMGVTGQWPILAAFLILAIYTYNSGLRAPALIAFVKDILIYLTIIVAIIVIPSKLGGWDAIFGAADAKFTAAKSGGVLLAPAGQLQYATLALGSALALFLYPHSITGALAAKNRDVLKRNMSALPVYSLALGFIALLGFMAIAAGTTPVGTDANTIVPRLFQDMFPSWFAGIAFAAVGIGALVPAAIMSIAAANLFTRNIYKEYLKKDATPQNEAKVAKIASLVVKLGAVAAILLIDPQFSIDLQLIGGVIILQTLPSVAIGLYTRWLHRGALIAGWVAGMAAGMLMLYNVPRVGPGGVVVREHWGGSAFGLGKLGFDTKVTVYAGFLALLVNLVVTVVGTIVLRAMKVDDGVDGTSPSDYTAEREDPSVRDLPDPLSDEPLAGPPPGASAPRR; from the coding sequence ATGGAGGTCAACACCGTCGAGGTCGCCGTCTTCGTCGTCTTCTTCCTGCTGGTCACCGTGATGGGCTTCCTGGCCTCGCGCTGGCGGCGCGGCGACACCCTCATGCACCTGGACGAGTGGGGGCTGGGCGGGCGGAGCTTCGGCTCCTGGATCACCTGGTTCCTCATCGGCGGGGACATCTACACCGCCTACACGTTCGTCGCCGTCCCGGCGCTGGTGTTCGGGGCGGGGGCGGCCGGGTTCTTCGCCGTCCCGTACACGATCGTCGTCTACCCGCTGATCTTCCTGGTGATCATCCGGCTGTGGTCGGTGAGCCACGTGCGCGGCTTCGTGACCCCGGCGGACTTCGTCCGCTCCCGCTTCGACTCCCCGACGATGGCCCTGCTGGTCGCCATCACCGGCATCGTCGCGACGATGCCCTACATCGCCCTGCAGCTGGTCGGCATCGAGGCCGTGCTGAAGACGATGGGCGTCACTGGGCAGTGGCCGATCCTGGCCGCGTTCCTGATCCTGGCCATCTACACGTACAACTCCGGCCTGCGGGCGCCGGCGCTGATCGCGTTCGTCAAGGACATCCTCATCTACCTGACGATCATCGTGGCGATCATCGTCATCCCCTCGAAGCTCGGCGGCTGGGACGCGATCTTCGGTGCCGCCGACGCCAAGTTCACCGCGGCGAAGAGCGGTGGGGTGCTGCTGGCACCGGCCGGTCAGCTGCAGTACGCGACCCTGGCGCTGGGCTCGGCGCTGGCGCTCTTCCTGTACCCGCACTCCATCACCGGGGCGCTGGCGGCCAAGAACCGTGACGTGCTCAAGCGGAACATGAGCGCGCTGCCGGTCTACAGCCTGGCGCTGGGGTTCATCGCCCTGCTGGGCTTCATGGCCATCGCGGCCGGGACGACGCCGGTCGGCACCGACGCGAACACGATCGTGCCCCGGCTGTTCCAGGACATGTTCCCCAGCTGGTTCGCCGGCATCGCCTTCGCCGCGGTGGGCATCGGTGCGCTGGTGCCGGCCGCGATCATGTCGATCGCCGCGGCCAACCTGTTCACCCGCAACATCTACAAGGAGTACCTGAAGAAGGACGCCACCCCGCAGAACGAGGCCAAGGTCGCCAAGATCGCCTCGCTGGTGGTGAAGCTCGGCGCGGTCGCGGCGATCCTGCTCATCGACCCGCAGTTCTCCATCGACCTGCAGCTGATCGGCGGCGTGATCATCCTGCAGACGCTGCCGTCGGTGGCGATCGGGCTCTACACCCGCTGGCTGCACCGCGGTGCGCTCATCGCCGGCTGGGTGGCCGGCATGGCCGCCGGCATGCTGATGCTCTACAACGTCCCGCGCGTGGGCCCCGGTGGTGTCGTGGTCCGCGAGCACTGGGGCGGGTCGGCGTTCGGCCTCGGCAAGCTCGGGTTCGACACGAAGGTCACCGTCTACGCCGGGTTCCTCGCGCTCCTGGTGAACCTGGTCGTCACGGTGGTCGGCACGATCGTGCTGCGGGCGATGAAGGTCGACGACGGCGTCGACGGCACCTCCCCGTCGGACTACACCGCCGAGCGGGAGGACCCCAGCGTCCGCGACCTGCCCGACCCGCTGTCCGACGAGCCGCTGGCCGGCCCGCCGCCGGGGGCCTCGGCACCCCGGCGCTGA
- a CDS encoding zinc ribbon domain-containing protein, with translation MQADHFDQQKLLALAAEDVALAQLTHRERTLPELAAVQAAVDAQRTLSDDVVRAQTVVRDLDREQKRLEGDVDTVRQRAARDQERIDSGGATPKEITNLQHELESLGRRQGDLEDQVLELMERREAADATLATAQAGLAGAQGDQERAEQARDAALAVIAEGVTQHRAKRDEIAGTVPADLLKVYDRVAAQTGSTGAAELKARRCQGCRIEFYGTELASYRNADPHTVLRCENCNRILVRTAESGL, from the coding sequence GTGCAGGCTGACCACTTCGACCAGCAGAAGCTGCTGGCCCTCGCCGCGGAGGACGTCGCGCTCGCGCAGCTCACCCACCGCGAGCGGACCCTTCCCGAGCTCGCCGCCGTCCAGGCCGCCGTCGACGCCCAGCGGACCCTGTCCGACGACGTCGTCCGGGCCCAGACCGTCGTCCGGGACCTCGACCGTGAGCAGAAGCGGCTGGAGGGCGACGTCGACACCGTGCGGCAGCGCGCCGCCCGCGACCAGGAGCGGATCGACTCCGGCGGGGCCACCCCGAAGGAGATCACCAACCTGCAGCACGAGCTGGAGTCGCTGGGGCGCCGTCAGGGCGACCTGGAGGACCAGGTGCTCGAGCTGATGGAGCGCCGCGAGGCCGCTGACGCCACGCTCGCCACCGCGCAGGCCGGTCTCGCCGGCGCGCAGGGCGACCAGGAGCGCGCCGAGCAGGCCCGCGACGCGGCACTGGCCGTCATCGCCGAGGGCGTCACCCAGCACCGGGCGAAGCGCGACGAGATCGCCGGCACGGTCCCGGCCGACCTGCTCAAGGTCTACGACCGGGTCGCCGCCCAGACCGGCAGCACCGGCGCCGCCGAGCTGAAGGCCCGCCGCTGCCAGGGCTGCCGGATCGAGTTCTACGGCACCGAGCTGGCGTCCTACCGCAACGCCGACCCGCACACCGTGCTGCGCTGCGAGAACTGCAACCGGATCCTGGTGCGCACCGCCGAGTCCGGGCTGTGA
- a CDS encoding bifunctional RNase H/acid phosphatase — protein sequence MSRRLVIEADGGSRGNPGPAGYGALVRDADTGRVLAERAESVGRATNNVAEYGGLVAGLQAVLDLDPTADVEVRMDSKLVVEQMSGRWQIKHPDMKKLAVTARDIARQLGSVRYTWVPRAQNGAADALANSAMDGKPVRRDLATEPVVVEDDLQPVTEPAPVVTTVTHLLRHGRTEHTPERRFSGSSDLPLSDGGRADAAAAARHLAGRGIDVIVCSPLQRTRQTAEAAAEVLGVPVEVDGDLRELDFGAWEGLTADEAQSTSPLAFRRWSGALDVRPPSGESVTDVSTRVARARARVLERHAGKTVLVVSHMMPIKLLLAAGLGVGDDVVHRVFLEAASLSTVTWSSDGRTSVRLVNDTSHLG from the coding sequence GTGAGCCGCCGGCTCGTCATCGAGGCCGACGGCGGGTCGCGCGGCAACCCCGGGCCGGCCGGTTACGGCGCGCTGGTGCGGGACGCCGACACCGGCCGGGTCCTGGCCGAGCGGGCGGAGTCGGTGGGCCGGGCGACCAACAACGTCGCCGAGTACGGCGGCCTGGTCGCCGGGCTGCAGGCCGTGCTCGACCTCGACCCGACCGCCGACGTCGAGGTCCGGATGGACTCCAAGCTCGTCGTGGAGCAGATGTCGGGCCGCTGGCAGATCAAGCACCCGGACATGAAGAAGCTGGCCGTCACCGCCCGCGACATCGCCAGGCAGCTGGGGTCGGTGCGCTACACGTGGGTGCCGCGCGCCCAGAACGGCGCCGCGGACGCGCTGGCCAACTCGGCCATGGACGGGAAGCCGGTGCGCCGCGACCTGGCCACCGAGCCGGTCGTGGTCGAGGACGACCTGCAGCCGGTCACCGAGCCGGCCCCCGTGGTCACCACGGTCACCCACCTGCTGCGGCACGGGCGCACCGAGCACACCCCCGAGCGCCGGTTCTCCGGCAGCAGCGACCTGCCGCTGTCCGACGGGGGCCGGGCCGACGCCGCCGCGGCCGCCCGGCACCTGGCCGGCCGGGGCATCGACGTCATCGTCTGCTCCCCGCTGCAGCGCACCCGGCAGACCGCCGAGGCCGCCGCCGAGGTGCTCGGCGTCCCGGTCGAGGTCGACGGCGACCTGCGCGAGCTGGACTTCGGCGCCTGGGAGGGCCTGACCGCCGACGAGGCGCAGTCGACGAGCCCGCTGGCCTTCCGGCGTTGGTCCGGGGCGCTCGACGTGCGTCCGCCCAGCGGCGAGTCGGTCACCGACGTCTCCACCCGCGTCGCCCGGGCCCGCGCCCGCGTGCTCGAGCGGCACGCCGGCAAGACCGTGCTCGTGGTCAGCCACATGATGCCGATCAAGCTGCTGCTGGCCGCCGGGCTCGGGGTCGGTGACGACGTCGTCCACCGGGTGTTCCTGGAGGCGGCGTCGCTGTCGACGGTCACCTGGTCCTCCGACGGCCGCACCAGCGTCCGGCTGGTCAACGACACCAGCCACCTCGGCTGA
- the nadA gene encoding quinolinate synthase NadA, with protein MTATMPTPSLVGDERSMSAAEYEVWAAEVRRLADERGAVVLAHNYQVREIQDVAHFTGDSLYLSRIAAETDAREIVFCGVHFMAETAKILSPDKTVLLPDHAAGCSLADSITAEQLREWKAEHPGAVVVSYVNTTAAVKAETDICCTSSNAADVVRSIPEDREILFLPDQFLGAHVKRVTGRTNMSIWAGECHVHAGISPADVRSQIAAHPDAEILVHPECGCTTSVLDLVSHGDLPAERTRVLSTGGMADAASATRAPQVLVATEIGILHQLRALNSTTDFIPMNSRAACRYMKMITPEKLLRTLQTGDGAIDVAPDVAARARRAVEAMISIGDPGRGGE; from the coding sequence ATGACCGCCACGATGCCCACCCCGTCCCTCGTCGGGGACGAGCGCTCGATGAGCGCCGCCGAGTACGAGGTGTGGGCCGCCGAGGTCCGCCGGCTCGCCGACGAACGCGGCGCCGTCGTCCTGGCGCACAACTACCAGGTGCGAGAGATCCAGGACGTCGCCCACTTCACCGGCGACTCTCTCTACCTGTCCCGGATCGCGGCCGAGACCGACGCCCGTGAGATCGTGTTCTGCGGCGTCCACTTCATGGCCGAGACCGCCAAGATCCTGTCCCCGGACAAGACGGTGCTGCTGCCCGACCACGCCGCCGGGTGCTCGCTGGCCGACAGCATCACCGCCGAGCAGCTGCGCGAGTGGAAGGCCGAGCACCCGGGCGCCGTCGTCGTCAGCTACGTCAACACCACCGCCGCGGTGAAGGCCGAGACCGACATCTGCTGCACCAGCTCCAACGCCGCCGACGTCGTCCGGTCGATCCCCGAGGACCGGGAGATCCTGTTCCTGCCCGACCAGTTCCTCGGCGCGCACGTCAAGCGGGTCACCGGCCGGACGAACATGTCGATCTGGGCGGGGGAGTGCCACGTGCACGCCGGCATCAGCCCCGCCGACGTCCGCTCGCAGATCGCCGCGCACCCCGACGCGGAGATCCTGGTGCACCCCGAGTGCGGCTGCACCACCTCGGTGCTGGACCTGGTCAGCCACGGCGACCTGCCCGCCGAGCGCACCCGCGTGCTGTCCACCGGCGGCATGGCCGACGCCGCGTCGGCGACCCGGGCGCCGCAGGTGCTGGTGGCCACCGAGATCGGCATCCTGCACCAGCTGCGCGCGCTCAACAGCACCACCGACTTCATCCCGATGAACTCCCGGGCCGCCTGCCGCTACATGAAGATGATCACGCCGGAGAAGCTGCTGCGGACCCTGCAGACCGGCGACGGCGCGATCGACGTGGCGCCCGACGTCGCCGCCCGCGCCCGCCGCGCGGTCGAGGCCATGATCAGCATCGGCGACCCCGGCCGCGGCGGCGAGTGA
- a CDS encoding SLC13 family permease — MPDALALVLAGLLLAATLAAAAADSPRLPPALIAVPGALLLTALGAVGWDDAGATLREVGPTVAFLVVILLLADLADREGLFSWSAAVTARRAGRSAQGLLGRVFLLAAVVTAVLSLDATVVLLTPVVVALARHMRVPVAPHGYAVGHLANSASLLLPVSNLTNLLAVAATGLSFLHFAGLMVLPQLVALVVEYLVLRRLFRDQLQDTIDAPVSEVPRTPVLALVVVGATVAGFALVSLIGVGPVWPAAAGVVVLGVRQLVTRQIGVPGLVQAANLPFGLFVLGLAVLVLVLQQHGLEALLADLLPAGHDLPALLAVAGIAALLANLVNNLPATLALLPIAAAGGVPTVLAVLIGVNVGPNLTYAGSLANLLWRRVLGTDAPGALRFSLVGLATVPLTLAGATAALWLALQV, encoded by the coding sequence GTGCCCGACGCCCTCGCACTCGTCCTCGCCGGCCTGCTGCTGGCCGCCACCCTCGCCGCTGCCGCCGCCGACTCACCCCGGCTGCCCCCGGCGCTGATCGCCGTCCCCGGCGCACTGCTGCTCACCGCCCTCGGGGCCGTCGGGTGGGACGACGCCGGTGCCACGCTGCGGGAGGTCGGGCCCACCGTCGCCTTCCTGGTGGTCATCCTGCTGCTGGCCGACCTGGCCGACCGCGAGGGGCTGTTCAGCTGGTCGGCGGCGGTGACCGCACGGCGGGCCGGCCGCTCGGCGCAGGGGCTGCTGGGCCGGGTGTTCCTGCTCGCCGCGGTGGTCACCGCGGTGCTCAGCCTGGACGCCACCGTCGTGCTGCTCACCCCGGTCGTGGTCGCGCTGGCCCGGCACATGCGGGTCCCGGTCGCGCCGCACGGCTACGCGGTCGGCCACCTGGCGAACTCGGCGTCGCTGCTGCTGCCGGTGTCGAACCTGACGAACCTGCTGGCGGTCGCGGCGACCGGGCTGTCGTTCCTGCACTTCGCCGGGCTGATGGTGCTGCCGCAGCTGGTCGCGCTGGTCGTGGAGTACCTGGTGCTGCGCCGGCTGTTCCGCGACCAGCTGCAGGACACCATCGACGCGCCGGTGTCCGAGGTGCCGCGCACCCCGGTGCTGGCGCTGGTCGTGGTCGGCGCCACGGTTGCGGGCTTTGCGCTGGTCTCGCTGATCGGGGTCGGTCCGGTGTGGCCGGCGGCCGCCGGGGTCGTCGTCCTCGGCGTCCGGCAGCTGGTCACCCGGCAGATCGGCGTCCCTGGCCTGGTGCAGGCGGCCAACCTGCCCTTCGGGCTGTTCGTGCTGGGCCTGGCGGTGCTGGTGCTGGTGCTGCAGCAGCACGGCCTGGAGGCGCTGCTGGCCGACCTGCTGCCCGCCGGACACGACCTGCCGGCGCTGCTGGCCGTCGCCGGCATCGCGGCGCTGCTGGCCAACCTGGTCAACAACCTGCCCGCGACCCTCGCGCTGCTGCCGATCGCGGCGGCCGGTGGTGTGCCGACGGTGCTGGCGGTGCTGATCGGGGTGAACGTCGGCCCGAACCTGACCTACGCCGGGTCGCTGGCCAACCTGCTGTGGCGGCGGGTGCTGGGCACCGACGCCCCCGGCGCGCTGCGGTTCAGCCTGGTGGGCCTGGCCACCGTGCCGCTCACCCTCGCCGGCGCCACCGCCGCGTTGTGGCTCGCCCTCCAGGTCTGA
- a CDS encoding sulfite exporter TauE/SafE family protein yields the protein MSATDLLIAAGVALLAGGINSIAGGGSLILFPVLVSLGLGTVAANVTNSVAQWPGYIGGVLGFRSEYGGQRSRLIRFAVTAVLGGTVGSVLLLTTPSEAFDTIVPVLVFLASILLAFQPLITRRLKRTDGDGRTGDPAWLYVALFLATVYGGYFGGALGVILVGVLGLGLGRLKLANAMKSAISLVTASVTVVVFGIWGPVEWAYVAVCAPAALLGGFLGAKVATRIPSTPLRVMIVVFGVSVSVYLFLRG from the coding sequence ATCGCCGGAGGCGGCTCGCTGATCCTCTTCCCGGTGCTGGTCAGCCTGGGCCTGGGCACGGTGGCCGCCAACGTCACCAACTCGGTCGCCCAGTGGCCGGGCTACATCGGCGGCGTGCTCGGCTTCCGCTCGGAGTACGGCGGGCAGCGCAGCCGGCTCATCCGGTTCGCGGTCACCGCGGTGCTCGGCGGCACCGTCGGCTCGGTGCTGCTGCTGACCACCCCGTCGGAGGCCTTCGACACGATCGTCCCGGTGCTGGTGTTCCTGGCCAGCATCCTGCTGGCCTTCCAGCCGCTGATCACCAGGCGCCTCAAGCGAACTGACGGCGACGGCCGCACCGGCGACCCGGCCTGGCTCTACGTCGCACTGTTCCTGGCCACCGTCTACGGCGGCTACTTCGGTGGTGCGCTGGGCGTGATCCTGGTCGGCGTCCTGGGCCTGGGCCTGGGCCGGCTGAAGCTGGCCAACGCGATGAAGAGCGCGATCTCGCTGGTCACCGCATCGGTGACGGTGGTCGTCTTCGGCATCTGGGGCCCGGTCGAGTGGGCCTACGTGGCGGTGTGCGCGCCGGCCGCGCTGCTGGGCGGGTTCCTCGGCGCGAAGGTCGCCACCCGCATCCCGAGCACCCCGCTGCGGGTGATGATCGTCGTCTTCGGCGTCTCGGTCTCGGTCTACCTGTTCCTCCGCGGCTGA